One candidate division TA06 bacterium DNA window includes the following coding sequences:
- a CDS encoding UDP-N-acetylmuramoyl-L-alanyl-D-glutamate--2,6-diaminopimelate ligase: MKQFNQLLKAIPGETISLSNLPPSLEISGLGYDSRSIKPGELFFAISGYKTNGRKYLDQALARGASGIVAEGGQEYGQVPALKVKNIRRAMALMAAEFYDRPADKMTLLAITGTAGKTTTSYLARSVFAAAGKKVGLLGTINYWVMDKSYAAPNTTPESLDLQRLLAEMLEAGADTVIMEASSHGIELERVAGIDFKAAAFTNFSQDHLDFHGSLDEYLKAKLRLFQGLSDSSCCVVNVDDPASKNIIESTRASLLTFGLLKPAQITARNIESSLQGTKFQLVTPEGNSEISLSLAGQPNVYNALTACGLGLAGGLSLKAVKAGLEALPEVSGRFQRVSAGQDYEVVVDYAHTPQELERVLITARQLTEGRLITVFGCGGNRDRGKRPLMGKAVAGHSDIVIVTSDNPRTEDPASIINDILPGLKEGNYQIVADRRQAIFQAVAQAQKGDLVMIAGKGHEDYQIIGAEKIHFDDREVALEAIESRTRRQG; encoded by the coding sequence ATGAAACAATTTAACCAACTGCTGAAAGCCATACCGGGAGAGACCATATCTCTTAGCAATCTCCCCCCCAGCCTTGAGATTTCGGGGCTGGGTTACGATTCCCGGAGCATCAAGCCGGGCGAATTGTTCTTTGCCATTTCCGGCTACAAGACCAACGGTCGGAAATACCTGGACCAGGCCCTGGCCCGCGGAGCATCGGGCATAGTGGCTGAAGGCGGTCAGGAATACGGCCAGGTTCCGGCGCTAAAAGTGAAAAATATCCGCCGGGCCATGGCCTTGATGGCGGCCGAGTTCTATGACCGGCCGGCCGACAAGATGACGCTTTTGGCCATTACCGGAACGGCCGGAAAGACCACCACCTCCTATCTGGCCCGTTCGGTCTTTGCCGCGGCCGGAAAAAAGGTGGGGCTTTTGGGAACCATCAACTACTGGGTAATGGATAAAAGCTATGCCGCCCCCAACACCACCCCGGAGTCGCTGGATCTGCAAAGGCTTTTGGCCGAAATGCTGGAGGCTGGAGCCGACACGGTCATCATGGAAGCCTCTTCTCACGGCATCGAGTTGGAACGGGTGGCCGGGATAGATTTTAAGGCAGCGGCCTTCACCAATTTCTCCCAGGATCATTTAGATTTCCACGGCAGCCTGGATGAATATTTAAAGGCCAAACTGCGTTTGTTTCAGGGCTTAAGCGACAGCTCCTGTTGCGTAGTAAATGTAGACGATCCGGCTTCAAAAAATATCATCGAATCCACCAGGGCGTCGCTTTTAACCTTCGGACTTTTGAAGCCGGCCCAGATCACAGCCCGTAATATTGAATCCAGTCTGCAGGGGACAAAATTCCAGCTTGTTACTCCGGAAGGAAACAGCGAGATCAGCCTGAGTCTGGCCGGCCAGCCCAATGTCTACAATGCTTTAACAGCTTGCGGGCTGGGTCTGGCCGGCGGCCTCAGCCTAAAAGCGGTCAAGGCCGGGCTGGAAGCTTTGCCTGAGGTTTCCGGTAGGTTCCAGCGGGTTTCGGCCGGGCAGGACTACGAAGTGGTGGTGGATTATGCTCATACTCCGCAGGAATTGGAAAGGGTTCTTATCACTGCCCGGCAACTGACCGAAGGAAGGCTGATCACGGTCTTCGGTTGCGGCGGTAACCGGGACCGGGGAAAAAGGCCTTTGATGGGAAAAGCGGTGGCCGGCCATTCGGACATCGTGATAGTCACTTCAGACAATCCCAGAACCGAAGACCCCGCCAGCATAATCAACGACATTCTGCCGGGACTGAAAGAAGGCAACTATCAGATAGTGGCTGACCGGCGGCAGGCCATATTCCAGGCGGTGGCCCAGGCCCAAAAAGGGGACCTGGTGATGATCGCCGGGAAAGGGCACGAAGACTACCAGATCATCGGCGCCGAAAAGATACATTTTGACGACCGGGAGGTGGCGTTGGAAGCCATTGAGTCGCGGACCCGGAGGCAGGGCTGA
- a CDS encoding UDP-N-acetylmuramoyl-tripeptide--D-alanyl-D-alanine ligase has translation MEPMLLSQVAQAVEGNLTGPDRNVLGVSIDSRSLQPGQLFVAIKGPKFDGHDFLMAARRNGAEAALVSAHNSTDKHGTDEFPLITVPDTAAALQKLAGFYRQKFSLKMTAVTGSNGKTTTKEMTARVLSQKYRVLKNQGNLNNQYGIPLSLFNVEAEHQAAVMELGMSGFGEIASLCRMVLPELGIITNAGEGHTEFLKDIRNVVRAKAELLEELPASGTALINYDDGNLKTHSGKTKARVLGFSIESGSDYRADDIELTEQGIKFTVKGVRFHLPVLGRHNVYNALAAAAAGEVWGVDLRSAALVLADFHPAAMRLEMIEAGSFKILSDCYNANPQSMQAALAVLKSLPAKRKVAVLGDMKELGAIAPDRHRQVGRLAADAASLVLTAGPLAAEIYQGAKEQGGEARHFEDTSSLCQSLPGLLLPGDLILVKASRSMHFEEALEAIKRI, from the coding sequence ATGGAACCAATGCTGCTGTCGCAAGTTGCCCAAGCGGTGGAAGGAAATCTTACCGGCCCCGACCGGAATGTTCTGGGGGTCAGCATCGACTCCCGTTCTTTGCAGCCGGGCCAGCTCTTCGTGGCCATCAAAGGGCCGAAATTTGACGGTCATGATTTTCTGATGGCGGCCCGCCGGAACGGGGCGGAGGCGGCACTGGTCTCGGCCCATAATTCGACAGACAAACACGGGACGGATGAATTTCCCCTGATCACAGTTCCCGATACCGCGGCGGCTTTACAGAAGCTGGCCGGATTTTACCGCCAAAAGTTTTCCCTGAAGATGACGGCTGTCACCGGCAGCAACGGCAAGACCACCACCAAGGAGATGACGGCCCGAGTTTTATCCCAAAAGTACCGGGTGCTCAAAAACCAGGGCAATTTAAACAACCAGTACGGCATACCACTGTCGCTCTTTAATGTAGAGGCGGAACACCAGGCGGCGGTGATGGAACTAGGGATGAGCGGTTTTGGGGAAATAGCTTCTTTATGCCGGATGGTGCTGCCGGAACTGGGGATCATCACCAATGCCGGCGAAGGGCACACCGAGTTCTTAAAGGACATCCGGAACGTGGTCCGGGCCAAGGCCGAGCTTTTGGAAGAGCTGCCGGCCTCCGGGACCGCCCTCATCAATTACGACGACGGAAATTTGAAAACCCATTCCGGAAAAACCAAAGCCAGGGTGCTGGGGTTCTCGATAGAATCCGGTTCCGATTACCGGGCCGATGACATTGAACTGACAGAACAGGGAATAAAATTTACCGTGAAAGGCGTCCGGTTCCACCTGCCGGTGCTGGGAAGGCACAATGTCTACAACGCTTTGGCGGCGGCGGCGGCCGGAGAGGTTTGGGGAGTAGATCTCAGGTCGGCGGCCCTGGTCCTGGCCGATTTTCATCCGGCCGCGATGCGGCTGGAGATGATAGAGGCCGGATCATTTAAAATCTTAAGCGATTGTTACAATGCCAATCCCCAGTCCATGCAGGCGGCCCTGGCGGTGCTGAAAAGCCTTCCGGCTAAAAGAAAAGTGGCCGTTTTGGGCGACATGAAAGAACTGGGGGCAATAGCTCCGGACCGGCACCGGCAGGTCGGCAGATTGGCGGCCGATGCGGCCAGCCTGGTGCTCACCGCCGGCCCGCTGGCGGCTGAAATTTACCAGGGAGCGAAAGAACAGGGGGGCGAGGCCCGCCATTTTGAGGATACGTCCAGCCTGTGCCAAAGCCTGCCAGGCCTGCTTCTGCCCGGGGATCTGATACTGGTCAAAGCCTCCCGCTCCATGCATTTTGAAGAAGCATTAGAAGCAATAAAGAGGATCTAA
- a CDS encoding phospho-N-acetylmuramoyl-pentapeptide-transferase, whose translation MLYYLFYPLAEQVHLFNLFRYITFRSASALVTALLISFLLGPLIIGWLKKLKIKDTGREDVPTEHQNKVGTPTMGGLIILAAIVIPVLLWADLSNRYIQISLAATIGLGLIGFYDDYLKVVKKNPKGLVGRKKLLGQFAAALLIAVYLRFFPLNPEYASKTSLLFFKNVFIDLAWFYIPCVTLVIVFTSNAVNLTDGLDGLAIGVFLFAAAAYAIMSYLTGNFKLAQYLNILFMRGSGELTVLCASMVGAAMGFLWYNAHPAEIFMGDTGSLALGGVIGTVSVLIKQEILLGIVGGVFVMEAFSVIFQVASFKSTGKRIFKMTPIHYHFQKIGWSEQKIVVRFWIIAFICALVALSTLKIR comes from the coding sequence GTGCTGTATTATCTGTTTTACCCCCTGGCCGAGCAGGTCCACCTGTTCAATCTGTTCCGTTACATCACCTTTCGTTCGGCCTCGGCCCTGGTGACGGCGCTTTTGATCTCCTTTCTGTTAGGTCCTTTGATCATCGGCTGGCTGAAGAAACTGAAAATAAAGGACACCGGAAGGGAAGATGTCCCGACCGAGCACCAAAACAAGGTCGGCACTCCCACCATGGGAGGCCTGATAATCCTGGCCGCTATAGTAATCCCGGTGCTTTTATGGGCCGACCTCTCCAACCGCTACATTCAGATATCGCTGGCGGCCACCATCGGCCTGGGGCTGATAGGCTTTTACGATGACTATCTGAAAGTGGTCAAAAAAAATCCCAAGGGGCTGGTGGGCCGGAAAAAACTATTGGGGCAGTTCGCGGCAGCCTTGCTGATCGCCGTATACCTTCGATTCTTTCCTCTCAATCCGGAATATGCCTCTAAAACCAGCCTGCTGTTCTTTAAAAATGTGTTCATAGACCTGGCCTGGTTCTACATTCCCTGCGTGACCCTGGTGATAGTGTTCACCTCCAATGCGGTGAACTTGACCGACGGATTGGACGGCCTAGCCATCGGGGTCTTCCTGTTCGCCGCCGCCGCCTATGCCATAATGTCGTATCTTACTGGGAATTTCAAGCTGGCCCAGTATCTTAATATTTTGTTCATGCGGGGATCAGGCGAACTGACGGTGCTCTGCGCTTCGATGGTGGGGGCGGCCATGGGGTTCTTATGGTACAACGCCCACCCGGCCGAGATCTTCATGGGGGACACCGGCTCGCTGGCCCTGGGCGGGGTGATAGGAACGGTCTCGGTCCTGATCAAGCAGGAGATCCTACTGGGCATCGTGGGCGGAGTGTTCGTGATGGAGGCTTTCTCGGTGATTTTCCAGGTAGCCTCGTTCAAGTCCACCGGGAAAAGAATCTTTAAAATGACTCCCATCCATTATCATTTCCAGAAGATAGGCTGGAGCGAACAGAAGATAGTGGTCCGGTTCTGGATCATAGCTTTCATCTGCGCCCTGGTGGCATTGAGTACTTTAAAAATCAGATAA